In the Kwoniella pini CBS 10737 chromosome 7, complete sequence genome, one interval contains:
- a CDS encoding arginine-tRNA ligase, whose product MADLSPESSIPEKFKLYELPFNKKIEGCDLNRSPIDKFKLAVADLCSKAFEEPIEKIYPATELGKKNVDISIAIVRFKKGKPTDLKVWADKVIDNFKPSAYLSSVSTTDNKFLFFQFNKDSFNYHLLRHISLTHEASLANPTDPTAPYGTTLEGNGKHMLIDFSSPNIAKPFHAGHLRSTIIGTVISNLYEANGWKVTRLNYLGDWGTQYGLLSIGFDRYGDEEELLKDPIHHLFQVYVKINNAKAEQKERLDAGETIPEEDQIHFQAKKVFKDMEDGEPKAIAQWARFRDLSIEKLKGTYEKLNVKFDVYWGESQVSTESMDRATRIVQEKNLTCEDRGALLVDLTKYKMDRAIIRKADGTTIYLTRDLGGLHDKYEKYKFDKHIYVVQAAQSLHFNQLFKTAELMGEPYADKLQHISFGLVRGMSTRKGTVVFLEDMIEEATETMHEQMKSNEAKYAQVENPLETSAVIGTTAVKIQDMAGKRINDYDFDIKRCTSFEGDFGPFIQYSHVRLCSVQRKNPNVPIPNSINEINISLLNETKINDILYQLALYPTIVKNAYQYSEPSQLVTWCFKLSHLVGTAWETVKVTGQEEEIAKARLYFYIQTRIVLANAMKLLSLTPIERM is encoded by the exons ATGGCAGATTTATCACcagaatcatcaattccagaaaaatttaaattatatgaattaccttttaataaaaaaattgaaggatGTGATCTAAATAGATCaccaattgataaatttaaattagcAGTAGCTGATTTATGTTCAAAAGCATTTGAAGaaccaattgaaaaaatttatCCTGCAActgaattaggtaaaaaaaATGTTGATATTAGTATTGCAATTGTTagatttaaaaaaggtaaacctACAGATTTAAAAGTATGGGCAGATAaagtaattgataat TTCAAACCTTCTGCGTACCTCTCTTCTGTTTCTACAACAGATAATAAATTCttattttttcaattcaa CAAAGACTCATTCAACTATCACTTACTCCGACATATATCACTCACTCATGAGGCATCTCTTGCTAATCCCACTGATCCTACCGCACCATACGGTACAACATTAGAAGGAAATGGCAAACATAtgttaattgatttttcatctCCAAACATTGCTAAGCCTTTCCATGCTGGACATCTTCGAAGTACGATTATTGGTACGGTTATAAGTAATTTATATGAAGCGAATGGATGGAAAGTTACTagattgaattatttagGTGATTGGGGAACACAATATG GTCTCCTTTCAATTGGTTTCGATAGGtatggagatgaagaagaacttCTCAAAGATCCCATTCATCACCTATTCCAAGTCTATGTTAAGATCAACAACGCCAAGGCAGAACAAAAAGAACGATTAGATGCTGGAGAGACGATACCTGAGGAAGACCAAATCCACTTCCAGGCCAAAAAGGTATTCAAGGATATGGAAGATG GCGAACCCAAAGCCATCGCTCAATGGGCTAGATTCCGAGATCTCTCCATTGAGAAGCTCAAGGGCACATACGAGAAACTCAACGTCAAATTCGATGTCTACTGGGGTGAATCACAAGTATCTACAGAATCCATGGACCGAGCTACTCGAATTGTTCAAGAGAAAAACCTGACTTGCGAAGATAGGGGAGCTTTATTGGTTGACTTGACAAAATACAAGATGGACAGAGCTATCATCAGGAAAGCGG ATGGAACCACAATTTACCTTACTCGAGATTTGGGTGGACTTCACGATAAATATGAGAAATACAAGTTCGACAAACACATTTACGTTGTACAAGCAGCCCAATCATTACATTTCAACCAATTGTTCAAGACTGCCGAATTAATGGGTGAGCCATACGCTGATAAATTACAACATATTTCCTTTGGTCTTGTCAGAGGAATGTCAACTAGGAAAGGAACTGTTGTTTTCCTTGAAGATatgattgaagaagctacCGAAACTATGCATGaacaaatgaaatcaaatgaagcTAAATACGCTCAAGTTGAGAACCCATTAGAAACTTCAGCTGTTATTGGTACTACTGCAgtcaaaattcaagataTGGCTGGTAAAAG AATTAATGATTACGATTTCGATATTAAAAGATGTACATcatttgaaggtgattttggACCTTTTATTCAATATTCACATGTTAGATTATGTTCAGttcaaagaaaaaatccaaatgttccaataccaaattcaattaatgaaattaatatttcattattaaatgaaacaaaaataaatgatattttatatCAATTAGCATTATATCCAACAATTGTTAAAAACGCATATCAATATTCTGAACCTTCACAATTAGTTACATGGtgttttaaattatcaCATTTAGTTGGAACTGCATGGGAAACTGTTAAAGTAACTggacaagaagaagaaattgcaAAAGCAAGATTATACTTTTATATTCAAACTAGAATTGTTTTAGCTAATGcaatgaaattattaagTTTAACTCCTATTGAAAGGATGTAA